DNA sequence from the Myxococcaceae bacterium JPH2 genome:
CGCTTCTTCATGCCGCCAGAGAGGTCCGCCGGCATCATCGCCTCGATGCCCGGCAGGTCCACCAGCTCCAGCTTCTCCGCGACGCGGCGGCGCAGCTCCTCGCGGGACAGCTCCGGGAAGTGCTCACGCAGCGGATAGGCCACGTTCTCTCCCACGCTGAGCGAGTCGAACAGCGCCGCGCCCTGGAACACCATGGCCACGTGGCGGCGCACCTGGATGAACTGCTCCTCGGTGAAGTTCGTGACGTCGTGCCCCTCGAAGAGGATGCGGCCCGCGTCCGGGCGCATGAGCCCGATGAGGCACTTGAGCAGCACGCTCTTGCCCACGCCCGAGCCGCCCATCACCACCATCGTCTCCCCGGCGCGCACGTCCAGGTTCACGTCGTCGTAGATGTGCTTGGCGCCAAACGCCTTCACCAGGTTCTCGAAGCGGATGAGCCCCTCGCCCGGCGTGGGCCGGCGGAACTCGAAGGTGGAGGGCGCGTAGCGGCGGGCAGGAGGCATGGCGCGTCAGAAGAAGAGCGTCAGCTTGGTGATGAAGAAGTCCGCCAGACACACCGCGACGGAGGTGATGGCCACCGTCTGCGTGGTGGCGCCGCCCACGCCTTCCGTTCCGCCCTGCACCGTCAGCCCCTTGAAGCACCCCACCAGCCCGATGATGAGGCCGAACACCGCGCCCTTCACGACGCCGGAGATGAAGTCGTTCATCAGCACCGAGTCCAGCGCGCCCTGGAAGAAGAGCTCCAGGGTGATGCCGTACTGCAGCCGCACCACCAGCCCGCCCGCGCACAGGCCCACCACGTCCGCGAACACCGTGAGCACGGGCATCACCAGCAGGCACGCTTGCACGCGCGGCACCACCAGCTTGCGCAGCGGATCCGCGCCCAAGGCGCGAATGGCGTCCACCTGCTCCGTCACCGACATGGCGCCCAGCTCCGCCGCCATGCCGGAGCCGATGCGCGCGCCCACCGTGAGCGCGGTCAGCACCGGCGCCAGTTCGCGGAACAAGGTGAGCACGACCACGCGCCCCACCGTGTACTGCACGCCGAAGCGCGCCAGGAAGTAACCAAACTGCAGCGAGATGACGAGGCCCGCGAACGTCGCGGTGAGCAGCGCGATGGGCAGCGAGCGAACGCCCAGCGACTCCGTATGGTAGACGAGCGCGCTCCAGCTGTACGGCGGGCGCACGGCGCGGCTGAACACCTGCCCCGTCATGCGCGTCAGCTCGCCCAAGGACTCCAGGCTCGCCCGCGCGCGCATGCCCAGCGGCAACCGCGACGCGAGCGAAACTGCGCCAGCCTCGACCTCCGAGTTCATCGCTGGGGCTCCGTGTGGAAGCCCGCGAGCAATGCGTCGAAGTCCGCCATGCGCGCCTCGGCCTGTCCCGGGGGCGCCACGTAGGTGAAGTCGAAGACGCAGCCGTCCTTCTTCAACACCACCAACTCCAACTCCACCGGCACGCCGTCCAGCTTCGCCTCGTAGCGGCTGCGCAAAGCCTCACGCCCGTCCAGCGGAATGGTGCGCTGCGCGAGTTCCTGCCGCTCGGTGAAGCCCATCAGCAGGTGGCGCGTGAGCACGGGCAAGGGCGGGTCATCGTGGCCCTTGCAGGTGGAGTTCACCGACAATACCCGGCCCGTCTCCGCGCGCTCCGCGAAGGCCAGGTCATTGTCATTGAAATAGACCCGCTGCCAATCCTTGGACACCTCGCCCACGCGATAGCGAACGTCTGACTTCTGCAACACGGAGTCCTCGAAGCTCACGTGCCGACAGCCCGTGAGCGAGGCGAGCAGCACGAGCATCCCCAGCGTCCGCGACATGGCACCGTTCTTCGGCAGTCCCGAGTCTCCCGGCCCGACGTCGGAGTCATGGTGCAGCGGCGGCGCAACCGCAAGGAATTCGTGCGCACAAACGTCCACTTCCCCGCCGAGCCCACACGACCTGCGCCCGTCTCCTTCCTCGCCTTACCTCGCGGGAGTGCGCTGCATTCCCACGCGCGCGCCGCGCCGCTCTCCCGCTGCGTCCCCGGTCGGTCACGTTGAGTGGCGGCGCACAGGGAGTCCCGCGCCAGGGATGAACTCCCCATGTTCGTGCCAGGGCGTGGACTCGTGACGCGAGGTGGCGCGCGGCGTCCTGTCAGCGACGCCTGGCTTCGACGGGCGGCGCCCTGTCAGCGACGCCTGGCTTCGACGGGCGGCGCCCTGTCAGCGACGCCTGGCTTCGAAAGGAGGCACATCATGGATGGCGGACTCGCGGTGTTCGGCTTCGGGTTGTTCCTGCTGTCGATCGCCAACCTGTATGCGCGCAGCGCGTTCTGGCTCGCGTGGTCCACGCTGGCGCTGGCACTCATCGCGATGGGCATGGCCTTCAGCGAGTCGAAGCGGCTGCGTGAGTGGTCGCTGGGTATCGCCGTGGCGCTCGGCGTGCTGACCCTGGTGGCGCTGGTGAGCGGGACCGCGTGGTGGCTGACCCTGGCGACGTTCTTGTTCGCCGCGGCCTTCGGCATCCTGTGGGCGGAGTACCGCTTCGCCTACTTCGAGCACGTCTCGCCCACGGAGGCACACGCCTCGGAGCGGCGCTTCCACGTGCACTGGCCCTGGCACCGGCGGCACACCGCCTGAGCGTCAGGGGGGCGTGGCCTCGAGGCCCTCGCGCACCTGGCCCGTGCTCACGGAGAGCCAGAGGGTGTCCTGCGCCGCGGCGGCGTGCACCAGCGACGCATCCGTCGTGGTGAGGAACACCTGCGCGCCACTCTTCGCCAGGTAGTTCATGAGGTACGCGTTGCGCTCGGGGTCCAGCTCGCTCGACACATCGTCGAGCAGGAGCAGCGGCAGGAAGCCCGTGGCGCCCTCCAGGTTTTCGATCTCCGCGATCTTCCACCCGAGCACCAGGGCGCGCTGTTGTCCCTGGCTCGCGTAGGCGCGCGCGCTGCGACCGCCGAGCGTCACCGTGACATCGTCCGCGTGCGGCCCCACCGACGTGAAGCCTCGCTCCAGGTCCCGGCGGATGCGCGCGGTCAGGGCCTCGCGCAGCGCACTGGCGAGCGCGGCCTCGTCCGCTTGGGAGAAGTCTCCGCTCAGGTGCGCCGGGTGATAGCCATACACGGCGGGATCCACGGTGCGACCAATCGACGCGAACGTGGCCTGGGCGCGGGGCGCCAGCTCGGCCATCAGGGCCCGGCGCCTCGCGTAGATGCGCGCGCCAGCCTTCGCGAGTGTCTCGTCGTAGGCCTCCAGGTAGGCGGCCTCCACGGACGGTCCTTCGCGCAGCAGGCGGTTGCGGTTCTTGAGCGCGCGCGCGTACTCGCGGCTCTCGCGGAGGAAGGCGGGGAAGCGGTTGAACACCGCGCGGTCCAGGAACGTGCGCCGCGCCTCCGGCCCGCCCTTGATGACCTCCAGGTCATCCGGCGTGAAGGCCACCACGGACACGCCGCCGAAGTAGTCCTCCAGGCTCGCGGCCTTCTTGCCGTCCACGAAGGCCTGGCGCGTGCCACCGCCGACCTCCACGGAGATCTCCCGCTCGGCGCCCTTGAGGAGGAAGCGGCCCGTCACCCGAGCGTTGGACGCGCCCCACCGCACCAACTCCGACAGCCGTCCCGCGCGCAGGGGCTTGAGGGTGGCCAGAAAGTAGAGCGCCTCCAGCAGGTTCGTCTTGCCCTGCCCGTTCTGACCCACGGCGATGGTCGCGTGGGTGCTGGGGAGGAGCTGCACCTGAGAGAGGTTGCGGAAGTCTTGAAGCTGAAGCCCGAGGAGACGCAAGCCGGCCCACCCTACTGCGATTCGATGCGACAGATGCGCTCGCGTGACAACCCCCGCGCGCGGACCCAGTCCTCCAGTGCGGCGTCCAGGCGCGCGGCCGACGACGCGTCGAACCGCGTGGTGTCCTCCAGTCGCCATCCCCGCGGCACGTTGCCGGAGTATCCGTTCACGGTGGGCACGCCCGACTCCATCGCGGCCCAGATGGCGTCCACCTGATACCGCCAGAACGGCCAGTCCCCGGACGTCGGGGTGTAGATGAAGCTGTCGCAGCCGGAGGGGATGCGCGCGGCGAGCGCTCGAATCGCCGCACGGGAAGCGAAGCGATCGAACGTCGGGCCCGTCAGGCCCTGCTCCAGCAGACAGAGCGCCCCGAGCCCCACCGCCAGCGCCACGCGCCCCGCCTCCCACTGACGCTGAAGGAACAGCGCGAGCCCCACGGATGCGGGCACGAGCAGCCACAACCCCATGCGCGCCACCGCGCGGATCGCCGAGGCGCCGGGCACGACGTGGAAGATGAGCTCCCACGGCATGATGCCGCCCGCGTAGCGCGTGGAAAGCAGGATCGTCACCACGGTGACGAGCATCAGCAAGCGGATCCCTGGGCGGCTGCGTGCCTTCCACAGCCCCACCGCGGCCACTCCCGTGGTGATGAGCCCCAAGCCGAGCCGCTGCTCCCAGGGAACAGGGAGCCGCTGAAAGCGCACGAAGGGGTTGGTCCAGCCATACAGCCAGCTGTCCTGGCCCAGATAGAACCAGCTCCAGAAGCGAGGAATCATCGACTGGGCTTCGGAGAAGTCACGCAGGCCGACCTCGCGAATGACCTGTCGCGAGTGGAGGACCAGCGGCGCGAGCACGGCGAGGCCCACGACGCCGAAGAGCACGAGCGCGGGCGCATGCGTGCGAAGCGCGGACAGCAAGCGGGGGCGCAGGTCGCGCAGACAGAGCGCGACGATGGCCGAGAGGAGCAGGAAGAAGAACAGGAACCAGCCCCAGTAGAAGCCCGCATAGAGCTGCGCCACGCCGGATCCGACGAGCAGGGCGGCCCACGGAATGCCCTGCCGGCGACTCATCTCCGGGCGAAGCAGCGCGAGCACGGCCGCGATGGCCAGGAGGGGATAGAACTGGGCGATGAGCTGAGGATGGTTGGCTTGGTTGATGCGTGACGCGCCGATGGTGAAGAGGATGGCGCCCATCACGGAGGGCCCCAGGCGCAGGCCCAAGGGTCGAGCGAGGCACCACGCCGCGACCAGGAAGTTGAGGGACGCCATGGTCAGACACCACGCTTGCCAGGCGAGGTCTTCATCCAGGCCCACCGCGCGCCAGACCCAATAAGCGGGAGCCACGCCGAGCAACACGTCCGAGTACGCGGCGGCATTGGGCGCCGGGTGGAACATGTTCGGGTCCCAGAAGCTGGCGTCGGCGGGGGCACCGGTGACATGCCGCCAGCCGTGTTCGAGGACGTAGTGGTTGAAGCGGACGTCGCCCTCGTCGCCTTGCATGAGCCGCAGCCCGGAGAAGATGACCGGGTGCTGTGAGACCAGGAGCGCCACTGCCCAACCAGCGACGACGAGCAAGGCGCGACGGGTGTGGGACGAGGAGGACAGGCTCATGACAGCCGGACCGTTAACACAAGGCGGCCCTCACGGTCCCGGGCTACGACAAGCCCTCAAGGACTTCCCGCATCCCCTCTAAGACGAGGGTTCGGCGCGACAATTGGGGCAACGCTCTCGCCCGGGACAAGCAATTCGGTGCTGCCATCAGACATCGCAGGTCCCGCGTCGGGCGACACCGTGCCCCCATCGCCATGGGTCCCCGCGAACCAGGTCGCATCGTCCTCATCGAGGCCATCCACGATCCGTCGGAGAATGCGGCCATCCGTTCCGATGGCGTACTTCGCACCCGAGTCCATCGCCGGGAACCGGCGCCCGCACGCCGCCAGATTCTCCTCGATGAAAATGAAGATGACGTCCCCTTTGCGGATGACCCGGTATGTCTGGGCCTCCATCCGATTCGCGCACGATGCGGCGCGAGTGCCGGGAGGGAACAGGTCGTTCGCCGCGATGACCATGGCACGCAGGACATCTCCGTCGAGCGCATAGGACACACCGGGCTTCCCACGGAGATGGCCTCAGCCTCCGACTCCACAGGAAAGACCACGAACCTGTCATTCACCACGGCCGCGGACAGTGGCTCTGGACGTCGCGCGCAAGCGCTCACACTCGCCATGAGCATGAGGAACAGTCCCCCCAGAGAGCGCGACACGGGTCTATTGGGGCTCAAGGCGATAGGGCCTCTCGTTGATCCAAGTCACGATACCGTGCACATCCAGCTTCCACTGCCCCTGTTGCCGTATCCAAAGCATCATCTCGCGCGTAGCGGGAACGCACTGGTAGAACCCATCGCACGTCGGCGCCGCAGGGTCTTGCGATTTTGAGAAGAACGCGATGATGGAAAGGCGAACCTTTCCATTTCGCGTCTTCACCTCCCAATCATGAACGCCTGCCATGGCCTCGATGAACCGAAGGTCGTTCGCGGAAAGTCGTGTGCCGAATGGATGATTGTGCAACGCGAAGATGTGTTTGAGCCGATCTGCCGAGTACCGCGGGTCATCCACAAACGGAGGGAGCGCACAACTGCGCATTCCGCTGACGAAGTCCCCCGGACCTGACTGGTCCGCCAACATGCTCATCTCATAGAGTTCGCTGGGCGTGTAATACAACCAAGCGCAATACTCTGTCGCTGCACGCCGAGCCACGTCGGGCGATGAGTCTTGTAGATGAACGACCGTAGCGTTCGGCTTCGACAAGATGAGCGGGCATGCTGCATCGAGAGCAGCCGCATAAGACTCGAATGGCCCGAAGTTCTTCATGGGCCCGGAATATGCGCTCCATCTGAATTGGGTCCTGGACGCCAAACTCCCTCAATGGCGGTGGGAGCTGAGCAGCCAAACCCTACCGCCAACAATGCACCCAGGAGGCACAGTCGGGCGACGACACGACATCGTGGATTCACGCCATTGCCAGTAGCACACGGCACCATTGGAACCCCAGGCTGTCCCGGCTATCGCTTCGCCGTGCCCAGTCGGTACACGTAGCCTGTGTGGGTGAAGAGGTAGAGCGTCTCCGTGCCGCTCGGGTCCTTCACTACGTCGATGCTGGCTCCGGTCAGTCCATCCGCGGGCAGACCGGCCGGTGCGTCCAGCGCCTTCCAGCGCAGCAACCCCTGCTTCCCGTCCGAGCGCTTCGAGACCTCCGTCGCCGCGTAGAGCCGATGCTCCGTCAACGCCACCGGCCACCCCGCCAGCGATGCATACCCCACCACCCGCTCTCCCTCCTGCAACGGCTCCGTCAGCGGCAGTCCCGCCGGCAGGCGCAAGACCAATCCATCTCGCAATCCCACGCGCCCATAGCTGACTCCCACTCCGTCCAGACTCCACACCGCCACCGGCTCGCCCGTGCCCAGGGGCAGCGGCGTCAGCGCCCACTTGCCGTCGGCAGCTTGCGTGAACTCGAACAGGCTGCGTCCCGTGGCCAACCACCCGCGCACGCGCGGCGACGCGGTCCCCGTGAAGCTCACCGTCCTATCTCTCGCGAGCGAGCGCACCGGGAAGCCTGGCTCCGGCGTCAACCGTGGCAACAACCCGGGCAACTGCTTGGGCTCCGCCCCCAACGCAGACAGGTCCTGCTCCAACACATACACCTGATCATTCGCGCTGATGACCAGCGAGGCCTTGCCGTTCTCCGACAGGCCCTGCCCCAAGAAAGGCCCCGTGGCCGGCTCTCCACTCGGCGCCAACAAGGGCGGCCCATACCCCACGCCCAACGTCCCCACCCCGGCCCCGTCCCGCTGCAAGCGCACCAGGTGCCCCGAGTCCTCCACCAACCAACCCGACACCCCTTCAATCAACGCCCCCAACCTGCGCGGCTCCGACGCGCCCAGGTCCGAGGGCGGCACCACGGACAAGCCCACTCGCGCTGGCTCGCTCAGGTCCGGGAGATCCAACGCGAAGTAATCCCGCGTCACCGTCAGCAGTCCCCCCGCGAACGGCGCGGCGCCCATCGGCACTCGGTCCAGATACAGCGGACGCAGCGTGGACAACGTGTGCCCACCCCAGAGCTGCCCGTGCGTTCCTCCCAGCCACGCGCCCGTGCCCGAGGTCGTATCCACCGCGCCCGGCCGCACGTCATGGCCCGCGCTCCCGTCCTGGCTCGCGACCTCGGAGAAGTCCACCGGCGCGTCCAATGACTGGCGCTTGCACGTGTCCAGCGGCGACACCACCGAGGACGCCACCACGCGAAACAAGCTCCGAGAGCCCTGCGACGACCGACACAACACCTCGACGCTCATCGTCCCCTCCGACACCGGAGAGAACGTGATCAGCTTCCCATCCGCGCACGGCGCGCAGTCATCCCAGGCGCGCTCGAACACGGGCCCCTGCGCCGTCCGACGCAGCCCCCACGTGCTCAGCACGTCTCGATTCCCCACCGGCCGCCGCACCGCCCACAGCGCGCCGCTCTCGCTGTGGCGCATCAGCCAGTCCTCGCGCGGCGGGCTCTCCGGCCCACCGCTCGAAATGGGGTCCTCCGGGTTCATCACCCGCCACGCGCCGGGGAGCCCTGTCGCGCTCGGCGGCGTGCGCCAGAAGAAGAACTCGGGCGTGACCACCACCGGCACCGTCACCGCGGGGTCCTCGCCTCCATCGCGACGCCCTGGCAGCGTCAACAGCGCCGACGACACCGGCCGCACGTCCATGTACCGCACCAGCCCCGCCGAGCCCGGACACGGCGGCAGCGGCGTGACGCCACACAACACCGGCCCCGCGTCCGCGCCCACATCCAGACTGCCCGGATACGCCTGATACGTGCCCGAGGACAGGTCCACCTCGCCTGCCGAGAAGCCCTTGCCCAACGCGGCCATCACCTCTCGGCCACCCGCGCCCGGAGAGACGCGCAGCGCACGCAGCCCCGTCACTCGGGTGTCCTCTGGACCGAACGTGAGCTGGCCCGCGCTCGCCTCCAGCGTCCCCATCCGCACGCTTCCTTGCGCCGTGAGCAGGGCCACGCGGTCCCCCGCGAACGCGACCGTGTCTCCCAGCTCCGCGTTGGAGAGAACCGACCGAGCCACGCGACCGTTGGTGACGAAGACACCGCCGTCCGTGTAGCCCACCAACACCTGCACACCGCGCGGGTCATACGCCACCACCCGAGCCTCACCGTCGAGCCGCTCCGGATACCGCCGCGCCACCGCGAAGCTCGGCGGCTCGCCCAGCGACACCGACTCGGCGCCGTCCTCCTGACAGCGACTGTCGATGCCACACCGCCACGCGGGAGGACACGCCGTATCCCGCGTCTCCACCGCCTGCGTGAAGTCACACGGATAGGGATTGCCCGCGTCCACCTTCAAGCCGCCCGAGCACGCCACCGCCACCGCGAGCGCGCCCACCGCCACGCCCAGCCCCACCAGTCCCCGCCCCGCGCTCATGGCAGCACCCCCGCCACGCCCAGGCCATTGTGCGAGGGCACCAGGGCCACGCGCGGCCCGCCCTCGGGCGGCGGCATGAAGTGCAGCCCCGCGCCCGCCAGCAACACCCCCACCGCCATCAGCCCCACCGCCAGCGTCTTGTCATTGCCCAGCTTGCGGTCCTGCTCGCGGTAGTACGACAGCGGGCGCAGGTTCTGTCCGTCGCACGAGGTGCCCTTGCCCGGACACAGCTCGTCATTGAGCACCTTCTGTCGCGACAGCGTGATGAGTCCATACACGCCACCGCCCAGCAGCACCGCGCCACCGCTCGTGAGGAGCGAGTAAGGCAAGAGCCGCGACGCGGGCGGCGGCAAGGGAGAGCCGCTCGCCTCCGCCACCACCCAGGGCACCAACTGCCGCAGCGTCTCCGGATCCTTCGCCAACCGCGTGCTGCGTCCCACCGGCAAGCTCTTCACCGTGTCGAGCACCTGGAGCGACAGCTCGTACACGGCCCCGAGCTTGGACAGCGAGCCCGTCATCACGTAGCGCGCGCCCAGCGTGCTGCCCAGGTCCGTGGCGCACGCGGACGGGTCTTCGTCACACGCGCCCAAGAGCTGGCGCTGCCGCTCGGTGCTCAGCACCGTCTGGATGTCCTTGCGCGAGAGGACCTGGAACAAGGCCCGCGCGTTGAGCGTCTGCACCACCGCGTCGGTGAGGGCCGCGGCCTGCGCGGGCTCGGTGCCCTGCGCCGTGAGGTCCGACACCACGAGCCTCGGCTTCTCACCGTCCTTCAAGGGGAGGATGGGCGCCGCGCTGCTCCCCGCGGGCATGCACACCAGGGGGCGCGTCACCTGCGCGGGACACTGAGCGCTGCCCTCGCCCGCAGCCACCGCGCTGAAGCCCCACAGCCCCACGAGAACCACCACGAACTTGCCCAAGGCCCCTCCCACTCAGGTGCTCCAGGAGCG
Encoded proteins:
- a CDS encoding ABC transporter ATP-binding protein, with the protein product MPPARRYAPSTFEFRRPTPGEGLIRFENLVKAFGAKHIYDDVNLDVRAGETMVVMGGSGVGKSVLLKCLIGLMRPDAGRILFEGHDVTNFTEEQFIQVRRHVAMVFQGAALFDSLSVGENVAYPLREHFPELSREELRRRVAEKLELVDLPGIEAMMPADLSGGMKKRVGLARAIATDPEVILWDEPTTGLDPVTTQTINEMINSMKARLGCTSIVVTHDMVSAFSVGDRMAMLANRHIVAVGTPDEMRRSTVPEVRAFLDARRLELGARGMP
- a CDS encoding ABC transporter permease, translated to MNSEVEAGAVSLASRLPLGMRARASLESLGELTRMTGQVFSRAVRPPYSWSALVYHTESLGVRSLPIALLTATFAGLVISLQFGYFLARFGVQYTVGRVVVLTLFRELAPVLTALTVGARIGSGMAAELGAMSVTEQVDAIRALGADPLRKLVVPRVQACLLVMPVLTVFADVVGLCAGGLVVRLQYGITLELFFQGALDSVLMNDFISGVVKGAVFGLIIGLVGCFKGLTVQGGTEGVGGATTQTVAITSVAVCLADFFITKLTLFF
- a CDS encoding DNA replication/repair protein RecF; its protein translation is MRLLGLQLQDFRNLSQVQLLPSTHATIAVGQNGQGKTNLLEALYFLATLKPLRAGRLSELVRWGASNARVTGRFLLKGAEREISVEVGGGTRQAFVDGKKAASLEDYFGGVSVVAFTPDDLEVIKGGPEARRTFLDRAVFNRFPAFLRESREYARALKNRNRLLREGPSVEAAYLEAYDETLAKAGARIYARRRALMAELAPRAQATFASIGRTVDPAVYGYHPAHLSGDFSQADEAALASALREALTARIRRDLERGFTSVGPHADDVTVTLGGRSARAYASQGQQRALVLGWKIAEIENLEGATGFLPLLLLDDVSSELDPERNAYLMNYLAKSGAQVFLTTTDASLVHAAAAQDTLWLSVSTGQVREGLEATPP